One Carcharodon carcharias isolate sCarCar2 chromosome 35 unlocalized genomic scaffold, sCarCar2.pri SUPER_35_unloc_5, whole genome shotgun sequence DNA window includes the following coding sequences:
- the emd gene encoding emerin (Emery-Dreifuss muscular dystrophy), with translation MLRPSLGCDLRVEVDGHWEWGRGGRGGGGGSRERLLSHRPAGDPQPEWTGPEWTGPEWTGPEWTGPEWTGPEWTGPEWTGPESGLSLMEALGGLSDEELAVQLEEHRIEHGPIVGSTRRLYEKKLHQALRQGHSSQLTGHRSPVGITESSSGEEEECEDVRYSGTVSSSGSVPVHSAVRPWDREVEQRRRKIQYQEVQRGPPQSREPSSRQVPLWAQLLLFTLWVGLLFALYQWMQREQKSPRAIGRDST, from the exons ATGCTCCGACCCTCCCTGGGCTGTGATTTGCGAGTGGAAGTGGATGGACACTgggaatggggaaggggagggcgagggggagggggtggttccCGGGAAAGACTCCTGTCTCATCGTCCTGCAGGTGACCCTCAGCCAGAGTGGACGGGGCCGGAGTGGACGGGGCCGGAGTGGACGGGGCCGGAGTGGACGGGGCCGGAGTGGACGGGGCCGGAGTGGACGGGGCCGGAGTGGACGGGGCCGGAGTCTGGGCTCTCGCTGATGGAAGCTCTGGGAGGTTTGAGTGATGAGGAACTGGCTGTTCAGCTGGAGGAGCATCGGATTGAACATGGTCCCATTGTAG GTTCCACTCGCCGTCTGTATGAGAAAAAACTACATCAGGCTCTCCGCCAGGGTCACAGCTCACAGCTCACAGGTCACAGGTCACCAGTTGGGATCACCGAATCGTCCAGCGGCGAGGAGGAAG AGTGTGAGGATGTCCGTTACTCTGGAACAGTTTCCTCCAGTGGTTCAGTTCCTGTCCATTCTGCGGTGAGACCCTGG GATCGGGAGGTTGAGCAGCGAAGGAGGAAGATCCAGTACCAGGAGGTCCAGCGCGGGCCCCCCCAGAGCAGGGAGCCCAGCAGCCGTCAGGTCCCGCTCTGGGCACAGCTCCTCCTCTTCACGCTGTGGGTGGGTCTGCTGTTCGCCCTGTACCAGTGGATGCAGCGGGAGCAGAAATCCCCCAGGGCGATCGGCAGAGATTCCACATGA